One stretch of Eretmochelys imbricata isolate rEreImb1 chromosome 1, rEreImb1.hap1, whole genome shotgun sequence DNA includes these proteins:
- the PRICKLE1 gene encoding prickle-like protein 1: MPLEMEPKVNNLTFGCQRSSTSDDDSGCALEEYTWVPPGLRPEQVQLYFACLPEEKVPYINSPGEKHRIKQLLYQLPPHDNEVRYCQSLSEEEKKELQMFSAQRKKEALGRGTIKLLSRAVMHAVCEQCGAKVNGGEIAVFASRAGPGVCWHPSCFVCSTCNELLVDLIYFYQDGKIHCGRHHAELLKPRCSACDEIIFADECTEAEGRHWHMKHFCCLECETILGGQRYIMKDGRPFCCGCFESLYAEYCETCGEHIGVDHAQMTYDGQHWHATETCFSCAQCKASLLGCPFLPKQGQIYCSKTCSLGEDVHASDSSDSAFQSARSRDSRRSVRMGKSSRSADQCRQSLLLSPALNYKFPGLSSNADDTLSRKMDDLSLSRQGASFANEDFWKGRVEQEMPEDPEEWAEHEDYMTQLLLKFGDKGLFQQPTEVDVTSNEHWISDNIIKSKSDLKKNNQSLASKKYQADMYWAQSQDGLGDSAYGSHPGPASSRKIQELDMEHVASGYKHDQTQWYESSLECLSDLKQQEQSVRDSMDSLALSNITGASVDGESKSRPSFYSLQTFQELEAEDCEKMSNMGTLNSSMLHRSAESLKSLSSELCQEKVLPEEKPAHMPVLRRSKSQSRPQQVKFSDDVIDNGDYECIEIRQPPMSERTRRRVFHFEERGNRHQHRRRRSRKSRSDNTLHLTTERRCSPKERLHFYSPQDYGKFIQNKSPHEVQAYIQNTELYGQYAHATSDYALQNQAVDKFFGLYGEEEDSWCSTSSSSSDSEEEGYFLGQPIPQPRSLRYPYYTDDLSSPSTALASSQFGQRTTKSKKKKGHKGKNCIIS, from the exons ATGCCTTTGGAGATGGAGCCAAAAGTTAACAATCTTACCTTTGGGTGTCAACGAAGCTCAACATCCGATGACGACTCTGGCTGTGCCTTGGAAGAATATACCTGGGTCCCGCCAGGTCTTAGaccagaacag GTACAACTATACTTTGCCTGTTTGCCGGAGGAGAAAGTCCCTTACATTAACAGCCCTGGAGAAAAACATAGAATTAAACAGCTTCTGTACCAGTTGCCACCCCATGATAATGAG GTGAGATATTGTCAATCTTTaagtgaagaagagaagaaggaacTACAGATGTTTAGCGCTCAGCGTAAGAAGGAGGCATTGGGACGAGGAACTATTAAACTGCTCTCAAGAGCAGTAATGCATGCAGTTTGTGAACAG TGTGGTGCAAAGGTAAATGGAGGTGAAATTGCAGTGTTTGCTTCAAGAGCTGGACCTGGAGTGTGCTGGCATCCATCATGTTTTGTGTGCTCTACATGTAATGAGCTTCTTGTTGACCTAATCTACTTCTACCAAGATGGAAAAATTCACTGTGGTAGACACCATGCTGAACTACTCAAACCCCGTTGCTCAGCATGTGATGAG attatCTTTGCTGATGAGTGCACAGAAGCTGAGGGTCGCCATTGGCATatgaagcatttttgttgccttgAGTGTGAAACTATCCTTGGTGGACAGAGATACATTATGAAGGATGGGCGTCCATTCTGCTGTGGGTGTTTTGAATCTCTCTATGCTGAGTACTGTGAGACCTGTGGGGAACACATAG GTGTTGACCATGCTCAGATGACCTATGATGGACAGCACTGGCATGCTACGGAGACTTGCTTTTCTTGTGCTCAGTGCAAAGCCTCTCTGCTGGGTTGTCCTTTTCTTCCCAAGCAAGGACAGATTTACTGTTCAAAAACTTGTAGTTTGGGAGAAGACGTTCATGCCTCTGACTCATCTGATTCTGCATTTCAGTCTGCACGATCAAGAGACTCCAGAAGAAGTGTTCGTATGGGAAAAAGCAGCCGGTCAGCTGACCAGTGCAGACAGTCTCTCCTACTGTCACCAGCACTGAATTACAAATTCCCTGGGCTTTCTAGCAATGCTGATGATACTCTTTCTCGCAAGATGGATGACTTAAGCCTTTCAAGGCAAGGAGCAAGCTTTGCGAATGAAGATTTTTGGAAGGGAAGAGTAGAGCAGGAAATGCCCGAAGACCCTGAAGAGTGGGCTGAGCATGAAGACTACATGACTCAACTCCTCCTAAAATTTGGTGATAAAGGCCTCTTTCAGCAGCCCACTGAAGTAGATGTTACATCAAATGAACACTGGATTTCTGATAATATTATTAAAAGCAAGTcggatttgaaaaaaaataatcaaagccTGGCAAGTAAAAAATATCAGGCAGACATGTATTGGGCCCAGTCACAAGATGGTTTAGGTGATTCTGCATATGGCAGCCATCCAGGCCCTGCCAGCAGTAGAAAAATCCAAGAGTTAGATATGGAACATGTGGCTTCCGGATACAAACATGACCAAACACAATGGTATGAAAGTTCATTGGAATGTCTGTCTGATCTGAAACAACAAGAGCAAAGTGTTCGAGATTCAATGGATTCCTTGGCTTTGTCTAACATCACAG gGGCCTCAGTGGATGGAGAAAGCAAATCAAGACCATCTTTTTATTCTTTGCAAACTttccaggagctggaggcagaggacTGTGAGAAAATGAGCAATATGGGAACTCTAAATTCTTCAATGCTCCACAGGAGTGCAgagtctttaaaaagtttaagTTCAGAGTTGTGTCAAGAAAAGGTGTTGCCAGAAGAAAAGCCAGCACACATGCCTGTACTTAGAAGATCCAAATCCCAGTCTAGACCACAACaagtaaagttttcagatgatgtTATTGACAATGGGGATTATGAGTGTATTGAAATTCGCCAACCTCCAATGAGTGAAAGGACTCGTAGGCGTGTGTTTCATTTTGAAGAACGTGGGAATCGGCACCAGCATCGTCGCAGGAGAAGTAGGAAGTCTCGGTCAGACAATACACTTCATTTAACTACAGAAAGAAGATGTTCTCCAAAAGAGAGACTTCACTTTTACTCGCCTCAGGATTATGGCAAATTTATCCAAAATAAAAGCCCTCATGAGGTTCAAGCATACATTCAAAACACAGAACTCTATGGACAGTATGCCCATGCTACATCTGATTATGCACTGCAGAACCAGGCAGTTGATAAATTTTTTGGACTGTATGGTGAGGAAGAAGACTCATGGTGTTCAACTTCATCATCATCGTCTGATTCTGAAGAGGAAGGATATTTTCTTGGACAGCCAATTCCACAGCCACGATCACTGAGATATCCATACTACACAGATGACCTTTCCAGTCCAAGCACTGCACTGGCCAGTTCTCAGTTTGGGCAAAGGACAACcaaatcaaagaagaaaaaaggacacAAAGGCAAAAACTGTATAATTTCTTAA